In Bryobacteraceae bacterium, the following proteins share a genomic window:
- the cysD gene encoding sulfate adenylyltransferase subunit CysD — protein MYSLSHLRALEAESIHILREVAAEFQKPVMLYSIGKDSSVMVRLAQKAFHPGRIPFPLLHVDTTYKFGEMIEFRDAFTRTIGAELIVHTNTGAIGEGANPFQLGTSKCCALLKTRALLDALEGGGYDAAFGGARRDEEKSRAKERIYSFRDKFGQWDPKNQRPELWNVYNSRVDKGESIRVFPLSNWTELDVWHYIHLENIPVVPLYFAKPRPMVVRGGSLIPMEHNMPLLPHERPEMVMCRMRSLGCTYCTGAIRSEADTLPKIIEELIGFRRSERENRVIDHDQEGSMEIKKREGYF, from the coding sequence ATGTATTCGCTCTCCCACCTTCGCGCCCTGGAGGCCGAGTCTATTCACATCCTTCGCGAAGTAGCCGCTGAGTTCCAGAAGCCGGTGATGCTGTACTCGATCGGCAAGGACTCCTCGGTGATGGTACGGCTGGCGCAGAAGGCGTTTCATCCAGGCCGGATTCCGTTTCCGCTGCTGCACGTGGATACGACGTACAAGTTCGGGGAGATGATTGAGTTTCGCGACGCGTTCACGCGGACGATCGGGGCCGAACTGATCGTGCACACGAACACGGGAGCGATCGGCGAGGGCGCGAATCCGTTCCAGCTCGGCACGAGCAAGTGCTGCGCGCTGCTGAAGACGCGGGCGCTGCTGGACGCGCTCGAAGGCGGCGGGTACGACGCGGCGTTCGGCGGAGCGCGGCGCGACGAGGAGAAATCGCGGGCCAAGGAGAGGATCTATTCTTTCCGCGACAAGTTCGGACAGTGGGACCCGAAGAACCAGCGGCCTGAGTTATGGAACGTCTACAACAGCCGCGTGGACAAAGGCGAATCGATCCGCGTGTTTCCACTTTCGAACTGGACGGAACTGGATGTGTGGCACTACATCCATCTCGAGAACATCCCAGTGGTTCCGCTGTACTTCGCCAAACCACGGCCGATGGTGGTGCGTGGCGGCTCGTTGATCCCGATGGAGCACAATATGCCGCTGCTTCCGCATGAGCGGCCGGAGATGGTGATGTGCCGGATGCGGTCGCTCGGGTGCACCTATTGCACGGGCGCGATTCGTTCCGAGGCGGATACGCTGCCGAAGATCATCGAGGAACTGATCGGGTTCCGGCGAAGCGAGCGGGAGAACCGGGTGATCGATCACGACCAGGAAGGCTCGATGGAGATCAAGAAGCGCGAGGGGTATTTCTAG
- the cysN gene encoding sulfate adenylyltransferase subunit CysN encodes MTAVGPSLTIEEFLARHESTELLRFTTAGSVDDGKSTLIGRLLYDSKSVYEDQMQSVANSRINRSSGAIDFSLLTDGLRAEREQGITIDVAYRYFSTPRRKFIIADTPGHEQYTRNMATGASTAHLAIILIDARKGMLQQSRRHTFISSLLGIPNLAVAVNKMDLVDFSREVFENISTDFRAFAETLGFQAVQIIPISALDGDNVVSKSARTPWYDGPALLEHLETTPIAAVQNFDDFRFPVQTVIRPDLNFRGFAGQVASGLLRPGDAVMSLPSGRTSHVRAITSFDGDLEVAFPPQSVCVTLEDEIDVSRGDMLVHPDRLPHISRRFDAAVVWMNQQPLAVGRPYLLKHTTQQVSAVVTALRNRVDVNTLGREAAAGLELNEIGEVAIETTRPLFFDAYRRNRTTGAFILIDPLSNLTVAAGMIAEPAAGERGRVEFSTGRVSPFERSARNGHKAATVWLTARADLAWLLERRLYDRGCQVSALADELESHMLPTVARVLNGAGAIAVCSSLDRAPDGAIAFPPDALPSGDLDAVEVILSELERRGVFLAADVSMADGI; translated from the coding sequence ATGACCGCGGTTGGACCGTCGTTGACGATCGAGGAGTTTCTGGCGCGGCACGAGTCGACGGAGCTGCTGCGGTTCACAACCGCGGGCTCGGTGGACGACGGGAAATCGACGCTCATCGGGCGGCTGCTGTATGACTCGAAGTCGGTTTACGAAGACCAGATGCAGTCAGTGGCGAACTCGCGCATCAACCGGTCATCGGGGGCGATCGACTTTTCGCTGCTGACGGACGGATTGCGCGCGGAGCGCGAGCAGGGGATCACGATCGACGTGGCGTACCGGTATTTCTCTACGCCGCGGCGCAAGTTCATCATCGCCGACACGCCGGGACACGAGCAGTACACGCGCAACATGGCCACCGGCGCGTCGACGGCGCACCTCGCCATCATCCTGATCGACGCGCGGAAGGGCATGCTGCAGCAATCGCGGCGTCACACGTTCATCTCATCGCTGCTGGGCATTCCGAACCTGGCCGTTGCGGTGAACAAGATGGACCTCGTGGACTTTTCGCGCGAGGTCTTCGAGAACATTTCGACCGATTTTCGTGCGTTCGCCGAAACGCTCGGGTTTCAGGCGGTGCAGATCATTCCGATCAGCGCGCTGGACGGGGACAACGTGGTGAGCAAGAGCGCCCGGACGCCCTGGTACGACGGTCCGGCGCTCCTCGAGCATTTGGAAACGACGCCGATCGCGGCCGTACAGAACTTCGACGACTTCCGGTTCCCGGTGCAGACTGTGATCCGGCCGGACCTCAACTTCCGTGGATTCGCCGGGCAGGTGGCTTCCGGGCTGTTGCGTCCGGGCGACGCCGTGATGTCGCTGCCTTCGGGCCGGACGTCACACGTGCGGGCGATCACCTCGTTCGATGGCGACCTCGAAGTCGCGTTCCCGCCGCAATCGGTGTGCGTGACCCTCGAGGACGAGATCGACGTTTCGCGGGGCGACATGCTGGTGCACCCGGACCGGCTGCCGCACATCTCGCGCCGGTTCGACGCCGCCGTGGTGTGGATGAACCAGCAGCCGCTCGCGGTGGGGCGTCCGTACCTGCTGAAGCACACCACGCAGCAGGTGAGCGCGGTGGTGACGGCGCTGCGGAATCGCGTGGACGTGAATACGCTGGGCCGCGAGGCGGCCGCGGGGCTCGAATTGAACGAGATTGGCGAGGTGGCGATCGAGACGACACGGCCGCTGTTTTTCGACGCCTACCGGCGGAATCGGACGACGGGGGCGTTCATTCTCATCGATCCGTTGAGCAACTTGACGGTTGCGGCGGGGATGATCGCCGAACCGGCTGCTGGCGAACGCGGGCGCGTGGAGTTCTCAACCGGCCGCGTATCGCCTTTCGAACGGAGCGCGCGTAACGGGCACAAGGCGGCGACGGTGTGGCTGACAGCCCGGGCGGACCTGGCGTGGCTGCTCGAGCGGCGGCTCTACGATCGCGGGTGCCAGGTGAGCGCGCTGGCCGATGAGTTGGAGTCCCACATGCTGCCCACGGTCGCGCGGGTGCTGAACGGAGCGGGGGCGATCGCGGTGTGTTCGTCGTTGGACCGGGCGCCGGATGGCGCGATTGCGTTCCCGCCGGATGCGCTGCCCTCAGGCGATCTGGACGCCGTGGAAGTGATTCTGTCGGAACTGGAACGCCGTGGCGTGTTTCTCGCCGCGGACGTTTCCATGGCCGACGGGATCTGA
- a CDS encoding HEAT repeat domain-containing protein, with the protein MRRAVILAALCLPLAAQSDPKERVKNIGELEKQGAGALPELAGYLKDSDDEVRREAVKSIVAVGTQKSLDPLVEAARDNDEEIQIRAADGLVNFYYPGYVQSGLSGSIKRIGRGIKGKFTDTNDQVIAGYLEPREDVVAAIAHQIANGASLTAKANAARAAGVLRARATTPQLLDALRSKDTTLMYESLVAIQKIREPKTAEGIRFLLLDPNEKVQLTAIETTGLLRNRDALPGLREALDRSKKDKVRAAALSAIAMVPDEGNRYLFDTFIKDRDDDMRAGAAEGYARLKTPSDAEKLRLLFADEKKMKPRLAMAFALVNLDHREISEFSPLQYLINTLNSSSWQGIAAAYLRELCYEKAVREGLYAVINQRTKDEKIHLAEILARSGDEATVPVIENLTRDADVEVGQVAARELRILRGRLP; encoded by the coding sequence ATGCGTCGAGCTGTCATCCTCGCTGCCCTCTGCCTCCCGCTCGCGGCACAATCGGACCCCAAGGAGCGCGTCAAGAACATCGGCGAACTCGAGAAGCAGGGCGCCGGCGCGCTGCCTGAACTCGCCGGCTACCTCAAGGACTCCGACGACGAAGTCCGTCGCGAGGCGGTGAAATCCATCGTCGCCGTGGGCACCCAAAAGAGCCTCGATCCGCTCGTCGAAGCCGCCCGCGACAACGACGAAGAGATTCAAATCCGCGCCGCCGACGGCCTCGTGAACTTCTACTACCCCGGGTACGTACAGTCCGGCCTTTCCGGATCGATCAAGCGCATCGGCCGTGGCATCAAGGGCAAGTTCACCGACACCAACGACCAGGTGATCGCCGGCTATCTGGAGCCGCGCGAGGATGTCGTCGCCGCCATCGCCCACCAGATCGCCAACGGCGCCAGCCTCACCGCCAAAGCCAACGCCGCTCGCGCCGCCGGAGTGCTGCGCGCCCGGGCCACCACGCCGCAACTGCTCGATGCGCTCCGCTCGAAAGACACCACGCTGATGTATGAGTCGCTCGTGGCGATCCAGAAGATCCGCGAACCGAAGACGGCGGAGGGCATCCGCTTCCTGCTGCTGGACCCCAACGAAAAGGTGCAGCTCACGGCTATCGAAACCACCGGCCTCTTGCGCAACCGCGATGCGCTGCCGGGCCTCCGCGAAGCGCTCGACCGTTCGAAGAAAGACAAAGTCCGGGCCGCCGCCCTCTCCGCCATCGCGATGGTCCCCGACGAGGGCAACCGTTATCTGTTCGACACCTTCATCAAAGATCGCGACGACGACATGCGCGCCGGAGCCGCCGAAGGCTACGCGCGCCTCAAAACGCCCTCCGACGCCGAGAAACTCCGCCTCCTGTTCGCCGACGAGAAGAAGATGAAGCCGCGCCTCGCGATGGCATTCGCGCTGGTGAACCTCGACCATCGCGAGATCAGCGAGTTCTCGCCGCTCCAATACCTCATCAACACGCTGAACTCGTCCTCCTGGCAGGGCATCGCCGCCGCGTACCTGCGCGAGCTGTGCTACGAAAAGGCGGTCCGCGAGGGGCTCTATGCGGTGATCAACCAGCGCACGAAGGACGAAAAGATCCACCTCGCCGAGATTCTCGCCCGGTCCGGCGACGAGGCCACGGTTCCGGTGATCGAGAACCTCACCCGCGACGCTGATGTCGAAGTGGGCCAGGTGGCCGCGCGCGAACTGCGCATCCTGCGGGGCCGCCTCCCGTAG
- the nadA gene encoding quinolinate synthase NadA: MIATPTLADEILALKRKRNAMILAHHYQEAEIQELADAIGDSLELARRARDFEGDVIAFCGVWFMAESAKVLNPERIVVVPDKDAGCSLVDACSAEQVRAFKKLHPDHVIVSYINTSVAVKAESDILCTSRNSVAVVNSIPADQPILFLPDVNLGNWVKKQTGRENMRIWQGACIVHSTFPARRLTKLKAEHPDALVAAHPECPADVLRMADYVGSTSGIIEWCKTAPRDEIIVMTESGVRFSLERDAPHKTFHFVPNENCNCSECPYMKMNTLEKLYQSLDTLEPRVELDPELMRRALAPLERMLAVK; the protein is encoded by the coding sequence ATGATTGCGACCCCCACACTCGCCGACGAGATCCTTGCCCTGAAACGCAAGCGGAACGCCATGATCCTGGCGCACCACTACCAGGAGGCGGAGATCCAGGAGCTCGCCGACGCCATCGGCGATTCGCTCGAACTCGCCCGGCGCGCGCGCGATTTCGAGGGCGACGTCATCGCCTTCTGCGGTGTCTGGTTCATGGCTGAATCGGCCAAGGTGCTCAACCCGGAACGCATCGTCGTTGTTCCGGACAAGGATGCCGGCTGCTCGCTCGTCGACGCCTGTTCGGCCGAACAGGTTCGCGCGTTCAAGAAGCTCCACCCGGACCACGTCATCGTCAGCTATATCAACACTTCGGTCGCCGTGAAGGCGGAGAGCGACATCCTGTGCACGTCGCGGAACTCGGTCGCGGTGGTCAACTCGATCCCGGCCGATCAGCCGATCCTCTTTCTCCCCGACGTCAATCTCGGCAACTGGGTGAAGAAGCAGACCGGGCGCGAGAACATGCGCATCTGGCAGGGCGCCTGCATCGTCCACTCGACGTTCCCCGCGCGCCGCCTCACCAAACTGAAGGCCGAACATCCGGACGCGCTCGTCGCGGCGCACCCGGAGTGCCCCGCCGACGTGCTCCGCATGGCCGACTACGTCGGCTCCACCTCCGGGATCATCGAGTGGTGCAAGACGGCGCCGCGCGACGAGATCATCGTAATGACCGAGAGCGGTGTCCGCTTCTCGCTGGAGCGAGACGCCCCGCACAAGACCTTCCACTTCGTCCCGAACGAGAACTGCAACTGCAGCGAGTGCCCGTACATGAAGATGAACACGCTCGAGAAGCTCTATCAGAGCCTCGATACGCTCGAGCCCCGCGTGGAACTCGACCCCGAACTGATGCGCCGCGCGCTGGCCCCGCTAGAGCGCATGCTCGCGGTGAAGTAG